The nucleotide sequence CTTCCTCCTCCCCAAGCTCGCACCACCCAACCCAACCACCGAAGCAACATTCTCGCGGCCGTCCACCACCACCGCATCACCGCCCCTCTCTCCGTGCTTTCTCCTTCCGCTCCACCTCGCCGTGCGGGCGAAGACAAAAGACGACCAAGAAACCAAGAAAGGCTTCTTGGGGACAGCCCTCCAATGGAGCAGGGCGCCGGGAAGAAGCTCGGAAAGACGAAGGCGTCCAAGTGCGAGGTGTCCGCACCTCCTCGGAGCGAGGTTTCCGCTCTGGAGCTCCCTGGCGCGCCGACTGGGTCCGGGGTGGCCGCGCTGCAGCTCCCGGGCGCGCCACCACCACCGACCCAGCCCGAGGTCGACACGACTCGGCGGCTCCATGGAGACGTTCCGCCATCTCAGGCGACCGCGTTGCAGCTCGCAGGCGCGCCAGCCCAGCCGCCTCAGGCCGAGGTGTCTCCTCGCCGGCTTGCGATCGTCCCCGGCCCCGCTCACGTGCCGCCTCAGGCCGACGCGTCCTGGCTCAGGAGCTTGCTGGAGGCCCTCCGACTCCGGTTTCCGGGGCCGGTTGTGGCGAGGATCTTCGAGGCCTTCGAGGGCGCGTGGGCGTCCGTGCACGGGTGGTGGAGCGGGCCGCCGCTCGCTGTCGCTGCGccggagttgaagaagaagaagaagaagaagagcaagaagaacaagaagcctgTCCTCCCCGCTGTACGGCGTCATAAGGCATTCTTGTTCACGAAGACGAAGAACGATGATCGGCAGACGAAGAAGGATGATCGGCAGACGAAGAAGGATGATCTGCAGACGAAGAAGGATGATCTGCACACGAAGAAGGATGATCGGCAGACGAAGAAGGATGTGCCAGTGGTATGAATTATTCCTCTCATTCCCCAAATCTCTTTAGCCATGGCCTTTGTTGGTATTCTGCAGTACCCAAATTGTTCAGATTTTGGAGAATTATCTCCTTCTCTACAACTTTGCCTTTGACTTCTGAAAATTGAAATCGAACATAAAATTCAGTGATAGCATCCAGAGTCACAAACCAGAAAATGGACTTTGCTGGAATTCGTTGATAGTTGCATGAGAACTGAATTTATGTTAATTAGTTAAAATTTATAGCATTATGCAAAGAATCTTTGCTGGAACTGCAGCAGCTCTCTTTTGATGAAGGGCAGCAAAAACTTTGCACTCAGTTAAAATTCAGTGATAGGAAAACATAGTTATCCACAAAGTGTTCTTCTGTTAATTTTACAAACGAAGATACCGGAGGATTGTGCCTTAGTTTGCTTGTATCCATTGGATTAACTTATGTTCAGAACCCTACATTTGTCAtcagaaaattgaaaaaaaaatacaATCCATGTAGTCAAAGTTTCATCCTTGAGTCTGATATATCCAAAGAAATGAGAGAACTGAACTAATTTCTTTCCCTTGTAATCTATTAATCAGTGATAGTTCATGTGAGTCATTTAACAAAATTCAGATTGAATTATGCTCTCTTCTGATGAAAGGCAGCAGGAACTGCCTCGGTTGTAATGACCAGGAATTATTTTGCTGCTTATCTTACTAGGTGGCCAGAACCATTATATATACCTGAATGAGTGCGTACATTTCTGGAATGCGTGATATATTCGAAATAAAAAGATTTCTGGAATTGTTTCTAGCCTCACTTTTCTTTGGTGACTCTCATTACATTAGATCTTATAATGCATAACATAGCTGAAATAAAACGATTTGTATTGCTCCACAAAGATGGCCTGAATTGATTCAGTTGATATTCAAAGAAATGACAATATGTCAATCAGTTTCCCTTGTAATCAGGATACTTATTGTCATTTCTTTGGATATATTGTGTGCAATTATTTGTTTCAGTAATTCCAGGAAATAAGTATCCTGCACAGCAATTGTAAGCACTGGTTCAGGTATATTCTGGAATATTGTCTTGCCTTTGCCTTCAGATAATTGAAAATAACACTGATTTCCAAGTTTCACCCTTGAGTCAAAGCTTCACGCTTGAGTCTGATATCCAAGTTTTGAAAATTGAAAAGATACAGAAGGAACACTGATTTCCTGGAGTTGCTGAAACAAATAATTCGGAAACCAAGTTTTGCTGTTTATCTTACTCTAAAGCAAACAATTATACCTGAACCAGTGCTTACAATTCTGGAACGCTTTCTATCAGATCTTTCTGGTGTTTTCCTGAACATAAATACTTGGGTGGTAAACTATGTTTGCTATGCTTGGATACAATTGTGTTTGTGTTTTCCATCTTAATCCTCTCCATTTCTTTTGTTGACAGAATGGTACTGTTAAATATTCCATTTATTGCTCGTAATTTTCAAGCTTCACTTTTCTTTGGTGACTCACTCATTACATCAGATCTTATAATGCATCATATATCTGAAAGCGAATCTGAAATAAAAAGATTTTGCATTGTTTTATCATTCCATCTCATATCTGCAGAAATGATAAAGAATCGTTTCAATAGCACATAAGTTGCGTATATTTGTTAATGCAGTTCAGCTTTTTAATCTTGTATCGTACCTATGCTCAGATTGTCGATGGAGAGACCGTCCCCGCTGAGATTGTGGAGGGATATAAGAGATACTGCAGAATAGCTACATCCTCTCCGGCGACGACAACAGTGTGCCACCTTTGCATTTTTGAGGTGGAGCTTCACCCAAATGGGATTGTTCGCACCACTGATGTGAGAAATTGAACTAGCATTGTTTTACTCCCTACACATCTCTCCATTTGATTTTGAGCTAACTTTCGTTTGCTTTTGTAGATGATCGCGCATTGCTACAAGCATAAGTCAGTAGCTGTTTGGTGTGGCAGGTTTGGCTGTGCTGCTAAGGTTCCTCCAGGCCGCGACCTACGCTGGCACACCCATATTTGCCACGACCTGCCGGCTGATTGGTGGCTACCATAGAGACCCGGTGGTACTAGGAAACAAAATGTTGGTAGCATAAATGATATGGATTGCTGTATAAACTTGTAAATCGTGTGGTTCAGTATGCTATACGCTTATGGTTCTAAAACTACAACCAGATCCTTGTGATTCATTCATGAACAACAGTGGAAAATATTAAACAGGAACAATATTTCCTTGTGCGCAATGATACAACAAAGAGCTCTTATATTTTATTTCATTTCTGTAGGAAACAACACTGTTATATTGCTGTAACAACACTGAACTAGCATATATTTACTTAACTCTCGCAATAAATTATGAAAAAAATCTGTACAGTATTTGAGCAAACTATTACAAACTATTTGAAACATAAAAACTGTCAGATTGCTGTAACTACAAGATGATTCCGTCTTCTCCATGATGTTCTGAAAACACCTGCATATATTATCTCTGATTACCACACCAGCAGCATCATCAAAAGACTGAGCAGAAAAGGATGTTGATGTTGAGCACTCCCTCAACAGGCCATTTTTACAGCACAGACAGGACCTCTGTCGAGTTAATTGTAACTGTACCAGATCACTTCACAGTTGTTGGCTCATTGAGCCCATCGCCACATCTTTGTAAGATCAGGAATAATCCACATTGGAGCCGGACAGTTGGACCAAAGCTGAGGCACAAGTTCCTCCCTGCTGCTATCATCCAAGTTAAGAATTCCCATATCACGATGATTATTCTTATGGCCCATTGTCCATAGAAAATTATCATCGGTAAAATAGGAATGATTTGCCTTGAGAGCAGGATACTCATCAGCACTGAGGCATAGTGATAGGTTATGACCAAGAAATAACACATGGTCACACAAGCAATTGGTTAGCTCAATTTTATTCCACAGAGCATCAATCTCACATATTTTAGTTTCTGTAGTCTTCCAGTACTCATATTCTAAATCATGGTCATGAACTATTCTAAACACAAGTAGCAGACTGCCCCATGGAGCTTGAACGATATACCTGCTATCACAATCATAATGCTCAGGTACCCTTATAATCGTCTTTACAGTGACCACAGGGCCACTAAGATCGAACGCGTGGATTTCTCCCATTGTATTGACTGCATACAATATGCCATCCTTGTAAGTGCAGTCCTCGAAAAGCAAATGAGACGGTAACCAGGTCCACTTATCATCCCCTGCCTTTGCAAATGAGAGCTGAGCTTGTGGATTGTGGATGAGCACCACAATGTAGCTTCCTGTGGATGTATCAGGAAATACAAATGCCTTCCACTGGAGTCTATCCCTCAGCTCGGCAAGAGCAAAGATGGTTGGATTACGGCTACTGCACAGTCCAGTGTGCGATGACATCTCATACTTGcagacatcaccatgctcatcaaatATGGGCTTCAAATGCTCAATGGTAGCCACTGAAGGGAGAGCAATCTGTTCACAGGTGATTGGATTCAGAAGGTGCATCTCAGACCTCTCGTCGACAGTAACGAGCCAGCCATGTGAGGACCCAATCAAATACCTGCTGCGGATAGCTGGCTGCGGCAGAGTTAACTTGTAGGATCTCTTCTCGGCGAGGCTGTAGAGGGACAAAATATCATCAGGATCAGATTCAGAGGTGTAAACCAGGCAAGGCGTCTGACCCTTCTTGTACTTCCCAAGGGTGCGTAGCTCGGCGTATGCGGAGTGCCAGGATGAACAGACGGAGCCAGCGCGCACGAGATCGGGGATCTCGAGAGCGGCAAAGATAACCATCAGGATGTCCTGCGGCAGCTCCGGCAATGTGGCCGCCATCTTGGTCTCTGACAGTGCCACATGAACATGTTGGTCTCTGAAGAATTTCCTGATTGAGCTGGGAGGGAAGCCTAGCAGCAGCCTGGGCAAAGATCTGAAGACTAGAGAACACAACTTGTGCCGGTACATAGCTAGGCCTTGCAATCCCATTATCCTGGCTACTATGCTACAGCTCTCCATGGCTTAAAGCAGAGCAAAGCCTATCTGTTGGGCAAGAAAATTGCAATCTTGGTTAGAGCGGACCGAGGGCAGGCCGGGGTCCCGGTTATACTTATAGATCGCCGGCCGAGGGCTCACCCCGACTCCGAGTAGGTGAAGCAAATCCGAATCCAGACTGGAACACTGAAATTATTTGGACTCCCGGTTGATTGGTGAAGGAATTCCGAGTCCCCCCGCTCTGATTTTTGCTTTCCACGAACTATGATTGCCAGCGGCAGTGAGGGCCCAAGCCAAAGCACTAACCGGCGGCCGACCGAGATGCGCCGAGGACGAAGAAGAGAATGGTGGCCGGCACCTTGGGGAGGTCCgtggtcgccggagtggccgcGCTCCTGTGTACCCCCGCCTCTCGATTGGATAGCCGGCAGTGCCGCTCGTGGCGGACCGAGACTCCGAGGTCGCCGGAGTGGACGCGCCCGTGCTCGCCGGAGTAACCTCACCGCCGCTCGATTGGCTGACCTGCACTAGTTGCGGCGCCGCCCGTGGTCCGGTTGGTGTCGCCGGGGGCGCTCCAACGGTCCAACCCCCTCTTCGGGCGCCTCTATGGGAGGAGATGGGCAGCACGGGAGACTACAACCTCcctttttttttggtttttgttttttgcttttttatatacttccaaatattctaaataaatatattaaaaaaatgttaaccaagcatttgaaaaacttTTGAGTATAgataaatgtttctcatgtatgcaAAAATATACATtgtgtatgaaaaaagttgatcatgtaatTAAAAAATATTGATAAAGCATTTGGAAAAAATGTTAAAGAAGTATttttaaaatgttaatcatgcatttgaaaaatgtcaaATTTCTATAGAATTTTTTTGACCATGTATGTAAAAcatattaatcttgtatttgaaaaatgttaatcaagcatttgaaaaataaaatgtgtatagaaaaaaggtTTACCTTGTATTCGACAAATGTTAATATTGCacttggaaaatattaaaaagcATATTAAAATGTAAATGTGTTTATAAaacgttgaccatgtattaaaaaatgctaatcttgtatttcaaaaatgtaaatcaagcatttgagaaaatgtaaaaaatgtgtatagaacaaatgttgaccatgtatttgaaaaataaatGCTTATTATAAAATTTTAATAGATATATAAGAAAAATATAACATGTGTATGGAAAAAGTACAGATAAAAAACatatgatttcaaaaaatgttaaccatgtatttcaaaaaacATTAAATGTGTATCAAAAATTGAATATGATGTGTACAAAAAACGTTGAATGTGTACTAAAAAAGTTAACATGTGCTGAACAAAAAATAAAACCATTGAAAATCAACAGAAAAGGGGGGAAACAGAAACTAGAAACACAATAAAAGCCAAAGCGAAAACaaagaaaaaagcaaaagaaaatgaaaaacctAAGAAAATTGTGCAAAAGAATGGAAATAGAGAAAACCGGGAGAGAAACAAATAAAACAGATGAAAATCAtggaaaaaaacaaagaaatgaagaaagaaagaaaagcaaaaaaacaatgaaactgagaaagaaaaaaaaaggaaaaaaaggaaaacaaaatcgATGAAAATCGAGAAAGAAACGAAGAAAagcaaaaaaggaagaaaagaaaaaaaactgaaaacaaaaagaacaagaaaacaaaagaaaaaatggGACGGGACGATGCGAAGAAATTTTTGGACTATCTTGGCGTTGTCAAAAGTATTACCGAGGGAGCAGAGTGCGGTTGCGAGGCCGGTGATCCTCATGGCGAAGTCATCGACCCGCTCATCATCCTTGAAGATGATAGTCTTGAACTCCGCCCACACCCACTGCATGGTCGGCTTGCGCACACGATCACAAACGAGGCACTGGGTTTTGATCGAAGCCTTGATGTATCGGGCGCCTCTATGTCTCGCCTGAAGGGGggtgagatgggccggcccagccacaCGGGAGGCCAGAACCTCGTTTTTATTttcacattttttttgttttttgcttacTTTCTTTCAGTTTTATTTATATTCTAAATAAATACTCAAGAGTTTGAGAAAAAAATAACCAGGCATTTGAAAAAGGTTAAATGGGTATAGATAAATGTTTCTCGTGTGTACAAAAAAAATACAATGTAAGTCAATcttgtattcaaaaaatattaaatgCGCATCAGAAAAATGTATTAGATATATAACAAAAATGTACAATATGTACGGAAAAGGTAAAGAAAATGTagcttttcaaaaaaaatgttaatcatatatttttGAAATGATGGATATGTATATAGAAAATGTTTCTTATGTAGACAAAAATGGTGAATGTCTACTGAAAAAtgttaacatgtgttaaaaaaataaaaccaaTGAAACTAGAGAAAAATAATAATAGTAAACCcaataaaaacaaaaaagaaaaaaaaagagaacaaATTGAATGAAGAACCAAAGAAAATAACGCAAAAGGAAGAAAACagggaaaagaaagaaagaaacaaataaaactGATAGAAAccaagaaagaaataaagaaacgaagaaagaaagaaaagcaaaaaaactGAAACCAAGAAGGAAGAGAATAAAaacgaagaaaaacaaaaaaaatgatcaaaaccgagaaagaaacgaagaaaacaaaagaaaaaatgaaagcCAATAAAACGAagaaaaatgaaagaaataaaagaaaaaacctTAAAAACCAATAAAGAAAACAAGAAAGTCGGTAAAAAATCCCAAAAAAAGCAAATGAAAGCcagaaaacaaagaaaaccgatGAAGAAACAAACAACCAAGGtataaggaaaaagaaaaggaaaacggaAGAAAACCGATGAAGAAATGAAAACCCAAAGAAAACCCATAAAGAAAAAACTAGAAAACCTTATCTAAAAAAAGTGAAAAACTAAACGTAAAacacagaaaaaaacaaaaaaatagagagCGAAAAAATGAACGCGCTACTATAGTGATGAGTCGGCCCGCTCGCGCGTCGCTTTACACGAGAGAAGCTACCACCTCGCATGAAGCAAGATATAGCTCATGTGCTCCTCATCTCACTCTAGATGAACTAAACCAACATGACCAGTTCGGCCCAAACATGGTTGTATAGGCCATGTCGCGCAGGCATGGATTTTTGGCCCGACACAGGAATAAAAGTGCCAGGTTGGCCCAAAGGCTCGCCAGCGTGCCAGGCCAATCCTCGAAGTCAAGCCCTAAGGCTGGCCATGCACAACGCGGCTCGTGGGCCATTCGAGAAGCATCCAACACACAATGAGGAGCGGGGAGGAGGGTGTCAACACGAGAGGCACGGCCAAGTGCGCGCGACACTTGAGCTATAAGTGCATCATGCAGGCTAGAATGGGTGGGGCAATGGTGTCGTGCCCGACACGTGATTAGCACACGGGCTAGAGCGGGGGACACACGAGCGGGAGCGTGGGGCTGGCGTGTCGGGCCGGACATGCGATGTACACGTCATGTGACCTAATAAGCCGACCCTTTTAGGGTTGTTATGTCTTTTTAGCTGCATTCTGGCCTTTATCTTTAAATTTTAAATTAAAAGGGGTAAGATGGTCTAAAAATTAATGATTTTTTCCTATAAATAGGGTACCCCCTATCATTTCCCACACTCAAATACCACATCTCATCTATCATTCGCCACCCTTCTCATGGGTGATCTCAATCCCAACTAGTTCACCACCTTCGAGGCACACGAATTCAGGACTAACATACCGAGCAACCTCAATCTTTTCCCCCCTGAGCCACAACCACCACCTTCGCAACCTTGTTATACATAACCTTCTCATACACAATCCCATTCAAGTAGCCGGCACTACCTCCACCATCGATGCAAAAAGGTTTCGTCGGTAGTCCTCCGTTCTGTGGAATTAGTTTGACGAAGAAGCATATGTGGTggaaggtgtaatgaggtggaagGCTATGTGCAAAAGATGCAAGAACGAGCTCATCGGAGAGGTGGGAAAAGGAATCGGCCACTGGAAGAGGCACTATGAGAGCCACTTGAAGAAGGAGGGGAGATGGCGGTGAGACAGACCTAGCTCCATTACAACTCGACGGTTCGTAAGTCATTGGGACTATGATTCTGAAAGTGCTCTAGAAGCTCTTTGTTGTTTAATTGATTCTTAAGATTTGCCATTAGATTTTGGTGACACTCtcacttttactaaacatattcaAACTACTCATAATCCTAGATTCGTTATAGTTTCTAGACAAACTACATCTAGGCATATGAAAAAGTTATGCACAACTGTCTTTAGAAAATAAAAGAAGACTGTACTACGTGCATCTTTTATGCTTCTTTAACATCTAATATCTGGAGTGGTCGGGCTAAGAAAGACTACATTAGTGTGGGTGTTCATTAAGTTGACAAAAATGAGACCAATAAAAAAGAATCATAGGATTCAAAAGTGACATATCAAATTGCCAATGACATGATTGGTCATTCTATAGTTAAAGTTGTGGAAAGTTTTGGTCTCCCGAACAAGATCTTTGCAATAACTTCCACTGCCTGTGCACTCTGACGATGTTATCATAACATAGAATATCTAGGGACCTATCGTCAAATAGGGCATGTATATCGCGAGCTACCGGGCAACCCATTAATTGCCTCCCATACATGATGGAGACGGCTACTGTTAGCTAGCGCTCAATGTCCAGCAGGacgagcagtggcggagcttgaagccCATTTGTCGGGTGGGCTGAGCGGGCCAAGTAGAAGGAAACAACCTGTGGCTGGTGTTCCAAGGCCCAGAAGTAAAAAAAAATAGAGAACAAGCTGCAAAAAGTTGTGTGGGCCACGACCCATTCAGCCTTGTCGTGGCTCTGCAAGTGAGGACCAGCATTGATGCACCGCTGTGGCCTGAGCAGGTTCAAGCAACAGGTGCGGCGCCCTATGTAGGGGCTATGGAGAAATTGCCCACAAATTGGATGAGCAGTAACTGCAACAATGTCTAAAGCGGCGGCGTCATAAGGAGTGCGAAGGGTACACTGGCCCCTAGGAAGGGAAGATGATATTAAAAGGGAAACTTAGAAGACAACATAATGGCCTAATTGCTTTGAGATTCGTTTTTGCCACGTGTCAACCATGAGGGCTGGTCTCACAATAGAAGGTGTACGGCGTGTGTCGTATATTATTTTTTCCATTGCCATATGGATGCATCGATGAATGTGCTCATGCGGGCTGAATATTAAATAGCGTTGTTTAATTATGCCACATATTAAATAACAACATATACAATGTATGACCTGAGCTAGGCCCCCTGAGCTGTGGGCTCTTTCTGCAACCCTCAAGGCCAGTCCTGAAAATACTTTGAACTACAAGCTGCACAAAAGACAAAAATCATGGACTTTGATAGTGAATAGTGTCTGTGCTAAAAAGCCATAAATATTTGTAGCTCTCACTTAACGTATTTTATCATAAAATTTCCACACATATGCACTTTATGTATCTAGATATATGTGTGTGTTCTTTGCAAATTAGTGTGAAACATAAAAGTATGaaattttaatttttcaaaatttcaccCACTTTGAAGCTCGAGCTCTATTTCGCATCTTCGAGATCGTGAAGGTTTGGACAGTTTTTTTTTTCCTTGGTAAGAGTCGAGTGGCCTATAAACCCCGACCCACCTCCATTCCCCACAACCCCAAACCCCTCGACCACGAAAACCCTAAAccctctccaccgccgccgccgccagccatggccctcttcgccgccgcccgccgcgcggcCTCCTCCTCGCTCCCCCTCatccgcgcctccgcctccgcctcccgcggcGCGGCCTCCCGTGGCGCGGCCCTTCTCCGCCCcctggccgccgccgcggcccggccgATGCCCTTCTCCTCGGCGACCGCGCTCAAGCCGAGCTCCGACGACGAGCTCCTCCGCATCGTCAAGGCCGAGATCAAGTTCGCCGAGGACTGCGACGACCACGACCGGGTTCGTTCGTCCGCCGGCCCGCTCCCCGAAACCTTTAGTGCTGCTGCTGCTAATTTAGATCTGTCGTTGGCTTGCCGCCCGAGTGGTCTGATGTTCCCGGAGGGAATTAATTGGGTAATCTGTCGCCGTGAGGCAGTTTAGATTTCGATTAGTGTTAGCCTGCGGCGGTAGGATTGGAAATGGCGATAGTTATTGATACCCCACATTCAAAAGTGAGGGATTTTTCTTATGTAATTTAGGAATTTCGTTACTCTGGCCATGCTCGCATCTTCCTGCTGCAATTGATAGTGCAGTTCGACTTTCAGAGTAGTCTCTGGTAGTACGACCCGAGGGTTTTCTTCGCTAAATTAGGCTTATGCTCGTTTTGTGTCAGTTCCTTGCTGTCCATGTGAACTTCTTTTCATGGTGCCACGGATTTGACTTTCAGTGTTGGTGATTCTGCAGTTGCTGTATACTACTATAGTGATGAGTGTCTAGGTTTTGTAATCTACACTTCTTGCATAAGGATTTGCATGCGCCTTGTACCATGAGTAATTTTGGACTTGCAAATTGGTTCTTTCTTACTACAGTCTTGCTGCTATAGTATGGCTCTGTTCTTGGTGGAGGTTTCATTACTTGTTTTGTGTGGCTTAGGTTATATTTCAGTGGAATTTGTGTGATATGTTTGGCTGGACTCTGCTCTTTTCACAGTTATAGTGTTGTCACTTTACAGCTTGCATGCTTGCCATACCAGACCATCAGTGTTCCGCTGTTATGATAAACTGTTCAATTCTTTGTATGGTTCTGTCTTTTTTCTATGATGGCAAGGGACACTGCTTGCTTATGCACTGAGTTGGGTTTTATGCGTCAAACAATCCATTTTGACAAGGCTCATTGATGGGTACTTTTTTATTGGGTGCATTTATTTAtattatatcatattgcttcaTGTTTTTTTTAAACTTAGTGTTGAATGTTGAGTCTGAGGTTGCAACATAAAAGCATATATGCTTTTGCAGTCATGCTTGAGTATTTCTTAGCCGGCTGGAGTGAGATCGAACCCGAACAGAAAGTAGTAGTTGCTAACATACTGACTCAATATTGTTA is from Triticum aestivum cultivar Chinese Spring chromosome 3A, IWGSC CS RefSeq v2.1, whole genome shotgun sequence and encodes:
- the LOC123057747 gene encoding uncharacterized protein, whose protein sequence is MEQGAGKKLGKTKASKCEVSAPPRSEVSALELPGAPTGSGVAALQLPGAPPPPTQPEVDTTRRLHGDVPPSQATALQLAGAPAQPPQAEVSPRRLAIVPGPAHVPPQADASWLRSLLEALRLRFPGPVVARIFEAFEGAWASVHGWWSGPPLAVAAPELKKKKKKKSKKNKKPVLPAVRRHKAFLFTKTKNDDRQTKKDDRQTKKDDLQTKKDDLHTKKDDRQTKKDVPVIVDGETVPAEIVEGYKRYCRIATSSPATTTVCHLCIFEVELHPNGIVRTTDMIAHCYKHKSVAVWCGRFGCAAKVPPGRDLRWHTHICHDLPADWWLP
- the LOC123057746 gene encoding putative F-box protein At4g22660 encodes the protein MESCSIVARIMGLQGLAMYRHKLCSLVFRSLPRLLLGFPPSSIRKFFRDQHVHVALSETKMAATLPELPQDILMVIFAALEIPDLVRAGSVCSSWHSAYAELRTLGKYKKGQTPCLVYTSESDPDDILSLYSLAEKRSYKLTLPQPAIRSRYLIGSSHGWLVTVDERSEMHLLNPITCEQIALPSVATIEHLKPIFDEHGDVCKYEMSSHTGLCSSRNPTIFALAELRDRLQWKAFVFPDTSTGSYIVVLIHNPQAQLSFAKAGDDKWTWLPSHLLFEDCTYKDGILYAVNTMGEIHAFDLSGPVVTVKTIIRVPEHYDCDSRYIVQAPWGSLLLVFRIVHDHDLEYEYWKTTETKICEIDALWNKIELTNCLCDHVLFLGHNLSLCLSADEYPALKANHSYFTDDNFLWTMGHKNNHRDMGILNLDDSSREELVPQLWSNCPAPMWIIPDLTKMWRWAQ